In the genome of Nocardioides marmoribigeumensis, one region contains:
- a CDS encoding cytochrome P450, translating to MTAEPTTRLPADFDPTDPDLIEQGLPHEQWALLRRTAPVHWVEQADPGARAGFFGTGYWAASRHEEVAAISRNSTDWSTAENGVIVRFAPEMTREEVEAQNLMMINHDDPEHALMRRIVSRGFTPRAIAQLEEKLRERSKVIIAEAVERGSGDFVRDIAAELPLQAIADLLGVPQEDRAKLFDWSNQMMSYDDPEVPGDAPTASVEILMYFDALANDRRANPRDDIVTKLITAQDGEALTNDQFGFFVILLTVAGNETTRNAISHGLNAFMDNRDQWELWKRERPQTMVDEVIRWATPITVFQRTALRDLELGGQQIRKGDRVGMFYASANFDDEVFTDPFTFDITRSPNPHVAFGGHGAHYCIGANLARMEVGVIFDVLADLAPDLRKVAEPRRLRSGWLNAIKELGVCYR from the coding sequence ATGACCGCTGAGCCGACCACGCGCCTCCCGGCCGACTTCGACCCGACCGACCCCGACCTGATCGAGCAGGGGCTCCCCCACGAGCAGTGGGCCCTGCTGCGGCGCACGGCGCCGGTCCACTGGGTCGAGCAGGCCGACCCGGGAGCGCGGGCGGGCTTCTTCGGCACCGGCTACTGGGCGGCCAGCAGGCACGAGGAGGTGGCGGCGATCTCGCGCAACAGCACCGACTGGTCGACCGCGGAGAACGGCGTGATCGTGCGCTTCGCCCCCGAGATGACGCGGGAGGAGGTCGAGGCGCAGAACCTGATGATGATCAACCACGACGACCCCGAGCACGCCCTGATGCGACGCATCGTCTCCCGCGGCTTCACCCCGCGCGCGATCGCGCAGCTGGAGGAGAAGCTGCGCGAGCGGTCCAAGGTGATCATCGCCGAGGCGGTCGAGCGCGGGTCCGGCGACTTCGTGCGCGACATCGCCGCCGAGCTGCCGCTGCAGGCCATCGCGGACCTCCTCGGCGTGCCGCAGGAGGACCGGGCCAAGCTCTTCGACTGGTCCAACCAGATGATGAGCTACGACGACCCCGAGGTCCCCGGGGACGCACCCACCGCGTCGGTCGAGATCCTGATGTACTTCGACGCCCTGGCCAACGACCGCCGGGCCAACCCGCGCGACGACATCGTCACCAAGCTGATCACCGCCCAGGACGGCGAGGCGCTGACCAACGACCAGTTCGGGTTCTTCGTCATCCTGCTCACCGTCGCCGGCAACGAGACCACCCGCAACGCGATCAGCCACGGCCTCAACGCGTTCATGGACAACCGTGACCAGTGGGAGCTGTGGAAGCGCGAGCGGCCGCAGACCATGGTCGACGAGGTGATCCGCTGGGCCACCCCGATCACCGTCTTCCAGCGCACCGCGCTGCGCGACCTCGAGCTCGGCGGGCAGCAGATCCGCAAGGGCGACCGGGTGGGGATGTTCTACGCCTCGGCCAACTTCGACGACGAGGTCTTCACCGACCCCTTCACCTTCGACATCACCCGCTCGCCCAACCCGCACGTCGCCTTCGGCGGCCACGGCGCGCACTACTGCATCGGCGCCAACCTCGCGCGCATGGAGGTCGGGGTGATCTTCGACGTCCTCGCCGACCTCGCCCCCGACCTCCGCAAGGTCGCCGAGCCCCGCCGGCTGAGGTCCGGGTGGCTCAACGCGATCAAGGAGCTCGGCGTCTGCTACCGCTGA
- a CDS encoding response regulator transcription factor, giving the protein MDRSHRRSPLRVDVVEACELVRAGLETMLTPYGVEVSADGAEQRADDGPDITLYDVPGTNLSREALDYLTERPRGGRLVLYAWDIRPDAVGTALAAGVKGYFSKSLSAASLVDALHRVALGDTVVRGRRVTPSAEVANADLTRRETQVLGLIASGMSNADIARATNLSINSVKTYIRGAYQKIGARNRAQALLWALHNGCVSDSSLAHPPYSARRGRRPLLTGSSS; this is encoded by the coding sequence ATGGATCGCTCCCACCGCCGCTCACCGCTGAGAGTCGACGTCGTCGAGGCCTGCGAGCTCGTGCGCGCCGGGCTGGAGACGATGCTCACCCCCTACGGCGTCGAGGTCTCGGCCGACGGAGCCGAGCAGCGCGCGGACGACGGTCCCGACATCACGCTCTACGACGTGCCCGGCACCAACCTGTCCCGCGAGGCGCTGGACTACCTCACCGAGCGGCCGCGGGGCGGGCGCCTGGTGCTCTACGCCTGGGACATCCGCCCGGACGCGGTCGGCACGGCCCTCGCCGCGGGGGTCAAGGGCTACTTCTCCAAGTCCCTCAGCGCGGCCTCGCTGGTCGACGCCCTGCACCGGGTCGCCTTGGGTGACACCGTCGTCCGGGGCCGGCGGGTCACCCCGTCGGCCGAGGTCGCCAACGCCGACCTGACCCGCCGCGAGACCCAGGTGCTCGGCCTCATCGCCAGCGGCATGAGCAACGCCGACATCGCGCGCGCCACCAACCTGAGCATCAACTCCGTGAAGACCTACATCCGCGGCGCCTACCAGAAGATCGGGGCGCGCAACCGGGCTCAGGCGCTGCTGTGGGCGCTGCACAACGGTTGCGTCTCCGACTCCTCGCTCGCGCACCCGCCGTACTCCGCCCGTCGGGGACGCCGGCCGCTGCTCACCGGCTCGTCGAGCTGA
- a CDS encoding secondary thiamine-phosphate synthase enzyme YjbQ, which produces METTTLSVRTGDREVVHDLTRACAEFVAGRGDGLLHVFVPHATAGLAILETGAGSDDDLLAALGDLLPADDRWVHRHGSRGHGRSHVMPALVPPYASVPVDDGRLALGTWQSICLVDLNVDNAERSVRLDFLSG; this is translated from the coding sequence ATGGAGACCACCACGCTCAGCGTCCGCACCGGCGACCGCGAGGTCGTCCACGACCTCACCCGCGCCTGCGCCGAGTTCGTCGCCGGGCGCGGCGACGGGCTGCTGCACGTCTTCGTGCCCCACGCCACCGCCGGCCTGGCGATCCTCGAGACCGGCGCCGGCTCCGACGACGACCTCCTCGCCGCGCTCGGCGACCTGCTGCCGGCCGACGACCGGTGGGTCCACCGGCACGGCTCCCGGGGTCACGGCCGCTCGCACGTCATGCCTGCCCTGGTGCCGCCGTACGCCTCGGTCCCGGTCGACGACGGCCGGCTCGCCCTCGGCACCTGGCAGAGCATCTGCCTGGTCGACCTCAACGTCGACAACGCCGAACGGTCGGTGCGCCTGGACTTCTTGTCGGGCTGA
- a CDS encoding GNAT family N-acetyltransferase: MDENGTALWRVRTTLNDRPGALARLASACGEAGVNILALQIFPDVGSVTDELVLSTPGDWTVRRVQELTLEAGADATRGAPQVTPAPPSSLTDQPVRHLHAVARLVEEPERLGEVAAALFEGRVAQAAGPLHDGARDGARDGARDGARDGARDGAHDGALDLRLAGRTVRVVREAPFTATERARAAVLEMVADQVRAGASVPDPTTGTGVPVVRVEHDRVLAEVEGHLVGKAVLTREPEGAGVRVHVVPAWRGRGLGARLLREACALGRTRGESALVARVPAHDVAALRLLLGSGLCGRIRSDGGETVARLVVGQLSAAR; encoded by the coding sequence ATGGACGAGAACGGCACGGCCCTGTGGCGGGTCCGCACGACCCTGAACGACCGGCCGGGCGCCCTGGCCCGGCTGGCGAGCGCGTGCGGCGAGGCAGGGGTCAACATCCTGGCCCTGCAGATCTTCCCCGACGTCGGTTCGGTGACCGACGAGCTCGTCCTCTCCACGCCCGGCGACTGGACCGTACGCCGTGTCCAGGAGCTGACGCTGGAGGCAGGGGCGGATGCGACCCGGGGCGCACCCCAGGTGACGCCCGCCCCGCCGTCCTCCCTCACCGACCAGCCGGTCCGTCACCTGCATGCGGTGGCCCGGCTGGTCGAGGAGCCTGAGCGTCTCGGCGAGGTCGCCGCGGCGCTGTTCGAGGGCCGGGTCGCGCAGGCCGCCGGCCCGCTGCACGACGGTGCTCGCGACGGTGCTCGCGACGGTGCTCGCGACGGTGCTCGCGACGGTGCTCGCGACGGGGCTCACGACGGGGCGCTCGACCTGCGCCTGGCCGGACGGACGGTCCGCGTCGTGCGCGAGGCGCCGTTCACGGCGACCGAGCGCGCCCGGGCCGCCGTGCTGGAGATGGTGGCCGACCAGGTCCGGGCCGGTGCGTCCGTGCCGGACCCCACGACCGGGACAGGTGTCCCCGTGGTGCGCGTCGAGCACGACCGAGTCCTGGCCGAGGTCGAGGGGCACCTGGTGGGCAAGGCGGTGCTGACCCGCGAGCCGGAGGGGGCCGGGGTGCGCGTCCACGTCGTCCCGGCGTGGCGCGGGCGCGGGCTGGGGGCACGGCTGCTGCGCGAGGCGTGCGCCCTGGGCCGCACGAGGGGGGAGTCGGCGCTGGTCGCGCGGGTCCCGGCGCACGACGTGGCGGCCCTGCGGCTGCTCCTCGGGTCCGGCCTGTGCGGCCGGATCCGGTCGGACGGCGGCGAGACGGTGGCGCGGCTCGTGGTGGGTCAGCTCAGCGCTGCCCGCTGA
- a CDS encoding MarR family winged helix-turn-helix transcriptional regulator, which translates to MNPGTDDDDVRWLDPHEQAVWRRWLFSQRHLMVELTRSLAEESGLSMPDYEVLVMLTDTPEGRVRMAALADLLEWERSRLSHHIRRMEARGLVERRECQEDGRGAFVGITPLGQRTIERAAPGHVSAVRRFFIDRLGPDGVDALDTALTRLDAQDTQRAPQDQQAGLSGQR; encoded by the coding sequence ATGAACCCGGGCACTGACGACGACGACGTGCGGTGGCTCGACCCGCACGAGCAGGCGGTGTGGCGCCGCTGGCTGTTCAGCCAGCGACACCTGATGGTCGAGCTGACCCGCAGCCTCGCGGAGGAGAGCGGGCTGTCGATGCCCGACTACGAGGTGCTCGTCATGCTCACCGACACCCCGGAGGGCCGCGTGCGCATGGCCGCGCTGGCCGACCTGCTGGAGTGGGAGCGCAGCCGGCTCTCGCACCACATCCGCCGCATGGAGGCCCGTGGGCTCGTCGAGCGCCGCGAGTGCCAGGAGGACGGGCGCGGAGCGTTTGTCGGGATCACCCCGCTCGGCCAGCGCACCATCGAGCGGGCCGCCCCCGGGCACGTGAGCGCGGTCCGGCGGTTCTTCATCGACCGGCTCGGGCCCGACGGCGTCGACGCCCTCGACACCGCCCTGACGCGGCTCGACGCCCAGGACACCCAGCGGGCGCCGCAGGACCAGCAGGCAGGGCTCAGCGGGCAGCGCTGA